acttcatgacaaaaatgccaaaagcaattgcaacaaaagtgaaagttgacaaatggtatctaattaaaataaagggatTCTGCACAGGAatagaaactgtcatcagagtgaacaggcaacttaaaaatgggaggaaatttttgcaatttacccatctgacaaaggtctaatatccagaatctacaaggaacttaaacaaattcacaagaaaaaaacaaacaacccagtcAAAAAGtatgcaaaggatatgaacagacacttctcaaaagaagacatttatgtggccaacaaacatatgaaaaaaagctcaacatcactgatcattagagaaatgaaaatcaaaaccacaatgagataccatctcatgccagtcagaatggtgattattaaaaagttaggaaacaatagatgctggtgaggctgtggaaaaataggaatgcttttacattcttggtgggaatgtaaattagttcaacgattgtggaagacagtgtggtgattcctcaaagatctagaatcagagataccatttgacccagcaatcccattactgggtatgtaaccaaaggaatataaatcattctactataaggacatatgcacatgtatgtttattgcagcactatttacaacagcaaagacatgaaaccaacccaaatgcccatcagtgatagactggacaaagaaaatgtggtacatatacaccatggaatactatgcagccataaaaaagaatgagttcatgtcctttgcagggtcatggatgaagctggaagccatcatcctcagcaaactaacacagggacagaaaagcaaacaccacatgttctcactcatatgtgggagttgcacaatgtgaacacatggacacagggaagggaacaacacacaccagggccaatcaaggggtgggggggtgaggggaaggagagcattaggacaaatagctaatgcatgcagggcttaaaatctagatgacgggttgataggtgcagtaaaccaccatggcacacatatacctataaaacaaacctacacattctgcacttgtatcccagaacttaaagtaaaataataataataaaatgatgtcACAGAGGACTCTGTTCCCTCCTCCTTccaaaatgcttccagctttacCTATGATCTTATTTGTTATTTGAAAGCCTATGGTCCAGACTTGGTGGTTTTGCTTCTATTATCATTTGAGTTTTTCATGAGCTGCAGGGAGCAGGATTTGAGCCTTTTCTTGGTGTTTCTACTCCTCTATGTTCTGCTGcctaaagaataaatgtgtaGATTCAGAAGCAGTAATGACCAAATCTCTTGATAACAGCCATAGGgctcatttattaagcacctgctacATACCAGGCTCCGTGCTTGCATTCATCCTCTCTCATCTTATCCACTTTTGGCCCTTTGCTAGCTGGGGTCCCCTCAGACCCTGGTCCTATAAGGGACTCACACGAGGACCCCCTCAAGGCAATGAAGGAAGGATTAAAGAGCTGAGAGGTACAGAGGGAGCAGCCAGCATCAGGCTCCCATGAAGCCCTCAGTAAATGGGAACTGGTTACAGCCTCTCAGCCCTCTAGGGATGCCCAATGCTGCTGGTGTCTTCATGACTTGACTTCTTCAAGTGACACCCTTCTTACTGTGCCCATAAAATGTTTGCAGGTGGTAGGGAGCAAGTTAATATTTACAAATGCAAGTATGCCTAATATGTGTTTCCTGATGACTGCTATAGGAGGTGCAGGGTAATAATTAGCAATTTGGAGACACGTTTAGGACTCATCTACAGGGAGAAACTACCCTCATTTTTCTGATTCTCCAGTTTGTGTGCTTTCAGGACCCAGGAGAGATTTCTGCCTGTTGGGGTGGCCTAGATCTTTGTCTCTTGTATGAATTAACGATGAAGAAATCACCCACCTTTGGTTTTCTTAGTACTCAGTGATCATTGTTTTTGACCCCAACCTGGCCCAACTGAAGACCTAGATTCCAAGAAAACTTCCCTCTTTTCAAATTGGGGACTTAGCACAGATTAGACCTGCTAACTAAAAAAAATGATTGATAGGAAGGCCAAAGGAAATAGCATTTATCTGGGAAATAAAGAGTTGCAATTTGGGAACCCTGAGTCATGGCAGCCCTGAATAGTGTCCCATAGGGCAATGCAGGAAAGGTTTTGTGCTGGGGACTTTCACAAAATGTTGTTTTTGAAAACAGTTCATTGGCTGGCAGAAATGCTAAACTGCAAACTCGTGTTCATTGGTTACTTAATTAGGACACTCCAGGATGAGAGAAATCAAAATCCCATGTACCTTGACTCCAGTCCATTGTTATCCAGGTCTACAGCAACATCTTGTGGCTTGACCTTTAGCAGGTGTGAGTGCAATGCTCTTACAAACGCTTGACTCCATGTTAAAGCTTTAACCTTAactacttcattttctttcaaaaactgCACTGGAATATttgtgaaaagaatgaaaaatatgaaataaattcataaatacacaaagagagagagctctggGTATATGTAAAGTCTGGATTAAAGACAgatctgtgtttatttttatgaagCATCTTCTGACTTTGATCCAAAGCAAAACTTCTTCCATTGCCCCATTTAATCCTTGTTGCACCCCTAGGAAGGAAAAATGCTGctgtcccattttgcagataaggagcTGCATGTTCCAGGCCACCCTTCTCATGGGCTGAACAGCCTGGTTGCAGGTCTCATGGTGGTGCCACTTTGCCATTGTTCCCTACTTTGGCTTCTGTAAACACCCCCTCTGAGGTTGGTGAGCTCTCCTGGGGAAACAGGCTACGACCAGTTGATACGCAGAGGGAGACCAATCAGTAACTTTATTCCTGTGCCCAGATTGGTGGAAGTCACCCTATGTGGAGAGGACTTTGAACTCAGGTCTGGACTTCCCTCTGGGACCTGCCCCTACACTGTCTGACCTGGGGCTGGTCCTCACCTCTTCCAACCTTTGCATCCTGCTATGTAAAATTAGAATAAGAACACTATCCTCTCCACATTATTAGAAGGATTAAAATTAATGTATCTCAAGGTTTTTAACAGTGTCACACACTCATCATTAGTGATGGTCATCTCAGTCATGTCTCCTGTTTATCGATGCCCCTTTTGTAGCCAAACCGTCTGCCCCCGTGGTATCGGGCCCTGCAGCGAGGACCACACCTGAGCACACAGTGAGTTTCACCTGCGAGTCCCATGGCTTCTCTCCCAGAGACATCACCCTGAAATGGTTCAAAAATGGGAATGAGCTCTCAGACTTCCAGACCAACGTGGAACCCACAGGACAGAGCGTGGCCTACAGCATCCGCAGCACAGCCAGGGTGGTGCTGGACCCCTGGGACGTTCGCTCTCAGGTCATGTGCGAGGTGGCCCATGTCACCTTGCAGGGGGACCCTCTTCGTGGGACTGCCAACTTGTCTGAGGCCATCCGAGGTAGAGGACCCTCACACCCAGCCCAAGCCCACACCTGGCTGTCAAGCCCACTCCCCTCTCCCCAGGCTATTGCTCCAGaggttgaatggcctagaatctATTCCCTAACTGTGCTGCCCACCCGCCATGCACCTAGGTGTGCTGGTCACTTACTATCATTTTATTGGCAGTGGTCAGGGGACCAGCAATCACGTGCCAAGCTCTGCGCTAGAGAGTTTCATTTATCTCACCAAGAACAACTACAATTAGTGAGTACCTACTATGAGCCAAGTCCCTATGTGCTTGGCGATTTCACTGATTTTGCTACAGTTCTTACATTCCAACTGCATGCCAGGGGTTATGCTTGTAGATTTCACTCATTCTTAGCCTAGTAGGAGCTACCAGtccttgagcacctactgtgcacCAGACACTATGCTTAGTAATTTCATTCATATGCAAAGAGCACCCTCAATGTCTGAGCACCTGCTGCCTGCCTAGCACTGTCCTGGTGATGCCCTCACTGTGGTAGTGGGAGTTAAGTTATGGAGCCCTCCCTGTGATCTGTCTGTGCCACAAGGTCAGAGCTTCTGCTCTGTGCTGTTTCAGTTCCACCCACCTTGGAGGTTACTCAACAGCCCATGAGGGCAGGGAACCAGGTAAACGTCACCTGCCAGGTGAGGAAGTTCTACCCCCAGAGCCTACAGCTGACCTGGTTGGAGAATGGAAACGTGTGCCGGACAGAAACGGCCTCAACCCTTACAGAGAACAAGGATGGTACCTACAACTGGACAAGCTGGTTCCTGGTGAACACATCTGACCAAAGGGATGATGTGGTCCTCACCTGCCAGGTGAAGCATGATGGGCAGCTGGCGGTCAGCAAACGCCTTGGCCTGGAGGTCACAGTCCACCAGAAGAACCAGAGCTCAGATGCTACCCCTGGTGAGGTtactcaaaatttttaaattttgtgcctTTCTTTCATGTTAAAAGTAATATCCATGCTTGCTGTAAAATAAGCTAGAAATCtataaatacaaagtaaaattttaatgtcAGCTCCATCGCCCCAAATCCCACATGCCAAGAGTCACGACTAGTAAGAATTTGATGCACAAGTTAATAGAACTTttgacataaatatatatttatttatttatttattttgagacggagtctcgctctgtcgcccaggcgggagtgtgggcgtgatctcgctcactgcaagctctgcctcctgggttcatgccattctcctgcctcagcctcccgagtagctgggactacaggcgcccaccaccacgcccggctaatattttgtatttttagtagagacggggtttcaccgtgttagcaaggatggtctcgatctcctgacctcgtgatccgcctgcctcggcctcccaaagtgctgggattacaggcgtgagccaccacacccggccaacatgaatatatatttaaggagcaaagagggaggcagggggaACCATCTTTTCATAGAGTCCTTTGCCTTCCCTTATTCCTTGAGAGTTGTTATGCCCCTGTTTCTCATCAGCCCACCCTTGTGCTCCCTACTTTTTCTAACCTCTGCTTTGTTTCTGTTTCATCCTAAACTTTTCCATCCACATTTATGACCTCATCCCAGTATACCCCGAGATCTGATGTGTATATTTCAGAAAGACAAGTGTAGTTTAAAACTGTACCAGGcctggcggctcacgcctgtaatcccagcactttgggaggccgaagtgggtggatcacgaggtcaggagatcaagaccatcctggctaacatggtgaaaccccgtctctactaaaaatacaaaaaaattagccgggcgtggtggcaggtgcctgtagtcccagctactcgggaggctgaggcaggagaatggtgtgaacccaggaggcagagcttgcagtgagccgagatcatgccactgcactccagcctgggcgacagagtgagactctgtcaaaacaaaaaaaaaaaaaaaaaaaaaaaaaaactgtacc
This window of the Pongo abelii isolate AG06213 chromosome 21, NHGRI_mPonAbe1-v2.0_pri, whole genome shotgun sequence genome carries:
- the LOC100458517 gene encoding signal-regulatory protein gamma isoform X1: MPVPDSWPHPPGPFLLLTLLLGLTEVAGEEELQMIQPEKLLLVTVGETATLHCTVTSLLPVGPVLWFRGVEPGRELIYNQKEGHFPRVTTVSDLTKRNNMDFSIRISSITPADAGTYYCVKFRKGSPENVEFKSGPGTEMALSAKPSAPVVSGPAARTTPEHTVSFTCESHGFSPRDITLKWFKNGNELSDFQTNVEPTGQSVAYSIRSTARVVLDPWDVRSQVMCEVAHVTLQGDPLRGTANLSEAIRVPPTLEVTQQPMRAGNQVNVTCQVRKFYPQSLQLTWLENGNVCRTETASTLTENKDGTYNWTSWFLVNTSDQRDDVVLTCQVKHDGQLAVSKRLGLEVTVHQKNQSSDATPGPASSLTALLLIAVLLGPIYVPWKQKT